From Xyrauchen texanus isolate HMW12.3.18 chromosome 9, RBS_HiC_50CHRs, whole genome shotgun sequence, the proteins below share one genomic window:
- the LOC127648873 gene encoding 5-hydroxytryptamine receptor 5A-like: MANGNQNSSFNQSSEYGNIYRPQTVFSVLTFTLLAMLVVATFIWNMLVLVIILRVRTFHRVPHNLVASMAISDVMVAALVMPLSLVHELNGRLWKLGQALCQVWISFDVLCCTASIWNVTAIALDRYWSITRHLEYTLKTRKKISNVMIGLTWLLSSVISLSPLFGWGETYSEEGMECKVSQEPSYTIFSTFGAFYLPLCVVLFVYWKIYKAAKFRIGSKKTNIITPVAEAGEVKEACRQQPQMVFTVRHATVTFQTDNETWREQKEKRAALMVGILIGVFVLCWIPFFLTELITPLCSCHIPPIWKSVFLWLGYSNSFFNPLIYTAFNKNYNNAFRNLFSQQQ, translated from the exons ATGGCTAATGGCAATCAGAACAGCTCCTTCAATCAAAGCTCAGAATATGGAAACATATACAGGCCACAGACAGTGTTCAGTGTCTTGACCTTCACCCTGCTTGCCATGCTTGTTGTAGCTACTTTTATTTGGAACATGCTTGTCCTAGTCATAATTCTCAGAGTCAGAACATTCCACCGTGTTCCCCACAATTTGGTGGCCTCCATGGCCATATCTGATGTTATGGTGGCTGCTCTGGTGATGCCTCTCAGTCTGGTACATGAGTTGAATGGTCGGCTCTGGAAGCTGGGCCAAGCTCTCTGCCAAGTCTGGATATCTTTTGACGTCCTGTGCTGTACGGCCAGCATTTGGAATGTGACTGCAATAGCCCTTGATCGTTACTGGTCTATAACACGCCACCTGGAGTACACACTAAAGACTCGCAAGAAGATCTCCAATGTAATGATTGGCTTGACTTGGCTGCTTTCATCTGTTATTTCCCTCTCCCCACTGTTTGGCTGGGGTGAGACATATTCAGAAGAAGGCATGGAGTGCAAGGTGAGCCAGGAGCCATCTTACACCATCTTTTCCACATTCGGGGCCTTCTATTTGCCTCTCTGTGTTGTGCTTTTTGTCTACTGGAAGATATACAAAGCTGCTAAGTTCCGTATTGGATCAAAGAAGACCAACATCATCACTCCAGTTGCCGAGGCTGGAGAG GTAAAAGAGGCATGTAGGCAACAGCCTCAAATGGTGTTCACTGTGCGCCATGCCACCGTAACCTTCCAGACTGACAATGAGACGTGGAGAGAGCAGAAAGAGAAGAGAGCAGCTCTGATGGTGGGCATCCTCATTGGTGTGTTCGTCCTCTGCTGGATCCCATTCTTCCTCACCGAGCTCATCACCCCTCTGTGCTCCTGCCACATTCCGCCAATATGGAAGAGTGTCTTTCTCTGGCTGGGTTACTCCAACTCCTTCTTCAACCCGCTGATTTATACAGCTTTCAATAAGAACTACAATAATGCTTTCAGGAACCTCTTCTCCCAACAACAATAA